Genomic segment of Zingiber officinale cultivar Zhangliang chromosome 11B, Zo_v1.1, whole genome shotgun sequence:
GTGGGTAGCTGGAGGTCGCTCCCTGCTCGACGCCCGACCACCCGCCCATTGCAGGTGGCCTCCGGACGACCTCTGGTCGTCCACCTCTGGCCGTCCATTTCGATTCAAACTATAATTTAACTGGGAAGGTAAACTGTAAACTCATAGATATATTACAACCAATTGCGATTAAATTACAGTCACGATCTAACCGCAATTAAATTGTAAATCATCTCCTAGTTTACGAGAAGTGGACCACATGATCCTTGCTCCAATATGTGAGACTCGACTAAGATGACATTTCAACGATTCATCTCTAGATCAACCCTCTACCTCTTGACAACCTTTCCATATATTTTCTTAGTCAGCTCACatatgtaatattttgtcaaggtaattaacaaattaaaatataaaattctttTCAGCTAGTCTTAAATTAAACGTTTCAACTTTCAACCATCTCGTCTCTCGCCTCTCGGTCTCCGAACATTACAAATCTACAATCAGTGAATGCGATTATGTTTTGCAAATTGTGGATGATCGTCGGACTCGGACAGCGAAAGACATAACTAACTCAAAAGGTCATAATAATTTGTAATCAattagtattttactttgtattttaTAGGTATTAATGAAGAAGACActtgattaagaaaaattaatcgcACAATGTGAAGGAGCCCAACTTTGAAACATCGACTTAAACCTACGAAAACTCAGGTACGACCCTGCTCTTGAATTCACATTCTTCCAATGCTACTAAAGATGTTAATATCCTGACTCTTGAGTTCCTTACTCAAGTAAACCCTATGTCGTCACTTCTAAGTTGAACGGggccttttattttcattttcgtCAAAAGGGCATGTATTTTTTAAACAATACATTGAAAGGATTCTCCATCATATTTTAATTCCAAAAATACTCTTATTTCATAATTATAATAGTAGCTACAAGTTATAATGACTGTTTCATGACTAcactaataattttgattaaattatttcgTATTATCGTAGCTAGTATAACAATGTTAAAGTTAACTTAATCAAGTTAGAGcatttttaatcaaatttaaataattttaattaaattagagtAATTTTGCTATAGTAAGTACGCtaatactaaaattaaaaaaaaattaaaataaaaaataaaacgagagtcattttaatattttctagatgtttctttaatttttttatctaaaaaaattaCGTCACACATCTTAAATTCTGCCGACGAAACTCACTTCTCAACTAATATATTACCGTGTCAATGTTAAAAACGTGTGCGTATTCTAAAGATCTGATATTGTTTTGCCTTATAattcatatttttaattttttcaactATTCTGATCATTCGACGgtcctataaaatttttttattagacatcaagataaatataaaaataaggaTATAAATGAATTAAGTCGTTCTAATTATTTAATTCTTGGTCTGAAAAATGTTTATTCAAATTTGTTCGATTAAATTAATAAGCTCAGTTAAGTCGGTAGTGAGCTTATTTTGAAGATGATCTATGGTCCTATAACAAATTTTCATTAGTCATCCAGTTAAATCTAAAAAGGAAGAGGGTAAACAAGTTAAGTTGCTCCTAAGCTATTCAAATCTTAGttcgaaaaaaaattatttgaattcgTTCGATTAAATTAAAGAGTCGAACTCGAGCCTGATTTCAAGGTCGAAAACATTatcaagccgagctcgaactTAATCATATTTGGTTCATGAGCTCATGATTGTATTCATTTAGAGGCTCAGAAACATGTTTGTTAAGAGGTTCGTGCACATGTTTGTCGAGAGTGTTATTTATTATGATTATATATATCTAGATATATATACATAGAGAGAGAGATTTGATATGCTAAGCGACGTTTTATGTACGACCGTGAGCGAAATCCTACGTGAGCTATTTGACGTGACCAaaacttagggggtgtttggttgatgggtttgggaatgagggaatggaatgatagtaaaagatagtgtttggattatgagtttgggaatgattactagatttatgggaatcaaccaaacccatataacttgatgggtttcatttccattcctattcccattccaccctattatcaaactcatactcatagtcattcccattatttaaccaaacacccccttaatttttttaatctctctctcatctatatgcaacaacttttctctctcatctgcatcCAACAACTATAAAATTCTCGTTTCTCTCTCATATGATTGCATGCAACAATCACTGTACTGCTAATTTTTAAAGGTGATGTACTtgctataatgttgtagcagctactacacaaTAGCTGTTACACATGGTAGCAGTTCTGTATAGTAGTTGCTATAACGTATAGCAGTGTTATTGTATAGCTACTATGTTGTAGCggctactgcaccgttgtagcagctactgtactGTTGTAGCAGTTTCTGCACCGTTATAGCAGCTTCTATACCGTTTAGCAGCTTCTAtatcgttgtagcagcttctgcactATTGTAGCAGTTATTGCACCGTTATAGCAGTTACTACACTATTGTAGCAGTTTCTGtattgttgtagcagctactgcaccgaGTCTGCGTTAGACGAAGGTTGGATGAGGTGTCACTGGCGTTGACGGGGAGAAAACTTTGATGCTACGGTCGCACGGGCTTCAGAGAATGGACCCCCACATGATCCCGAAGAACTGCTGTGCTTGCGCTAGGggtactaaaattctgcacacactcaaacaagcacacggaacgttagagaccaagaactaaggaaaaagtccccgaaacaggtcctccgacactcaagtcaggtactttttctccgGAAGGACAATgtacgaaggaagaagaaaagtataCAAGTGTGCGAGTGAGAGTACCTGCGCAAGGGAGAGAACGCCCCTTTTTATATAACAATAAGTATCTTCTGGAAACTGACCCCTGTCAGAGGATGTCGAGTGTCAGGACTTGTCGAGTGGTGGAGAACACGTGGCCTTCTCCTATACGCTGAAGGAAGGTTCTACATGCAGATGATCCCAACCGCTGGAATATTCCTTGACATATAGcagatattctctgacaggtggttacgattctctgacctaTTATCGCGTAGTGCCTTCTATCCCGCCCAAGTGCTATTGAAACAGTCATGGTTGGTCTGTTGAGTGTTGATGAACAAACTGGTAGGGTGGAGGGGCGCAACCAGAGTACCCTTTTGGCTGCCTTTATGTTTCCGACCCCACCGAGGGTGATAAGTTTGCTCACGTAGGCTAGCTTGACAACCCCTGATTGGTAAAGTCAGGTCGGGTTTGGTCCTGATCGCGCTTCCTACCGCAAACTTGGTTTCCCGACCGATAGAACTCTCCCTGGCTTTGTACACCGGATGGCCCTGGGTGCTCCCACTCCGTATATAGACTGTCACATCTCCTTATtttttgactgtcacgtcctcttgacttatGACTACCACGTCTCATTGACTTTTAGCTGTCACATCCCCTTGACCTCTGACTGTCACCTCCCCTTGATCAgaccctaccattatgcaccgtatcacatatatataaaataagcTGAGTTCGAACTCACATCGTTTAACTTTTAAACAAGTTATTTTTTAATCGAATTTGAACTAACCTTGTTTAATTTTAAATGAGCCATTTTCAAATTGAGTTTGAGCCGTTCGCGGACTATTTTATTTCATTATGAGCTAAGCTCAAATTTAAGAATTAAAACTCGAACGAACTCGAACTGAGCTCGAGCTCAAACCTCTTACTATTCagctcgattcgattcgattaCACCTCTATCTAAAagtataattcatattattataaattaataaaaatatcctGCAACTTTTGTCGGTGACCGGCAACTACCGATGACGGCCGGTGATAACAGCGATCGATTAATGTTGATGCAGAAAATAGACTAAAACTATATTTAACATATTAAATCTTAGAATTAAAATGTAATCCAGATTAAATACTATTAGTCTTACCATtcatattataaaaatttattattacaattttaaaattatatcaaaCAAAGGCAATACTCTTTAATATAATTCTGAGTAATTTGAGATTCCCCCACATGCTCATCTGTGGTGGTAAGTGAGTTTGTAGTATTATCACCCAGGCAGGAGTTCGATTCACAAGGCTGCCGGGTGAATTTATCTTTATATATGTTTTTGTTTGTTTATCAGTGATCCTCGCGGTCCTCAGCCTCGCTGTTAGCTGAATAACCCACCACCTCGCCCCACAAGAGCTAAAGAATGAGCAAGCTCCCGCGTCCTCACGGACCCCAGCACCGTCTTCTTTAGAGCTCAAAAGAAGACGCCGCCGCCGCTTACCTTTCAGTCTCCACCTCTCCATCTCCCTCACAGTCACCCACTTCCTTTTGATGGAATCCAAAGTTGCCCGCTTGCTCACTGTGCCTGCTACCTTCCCCTCGCTTGGGTTCGGCATTGCCGCCCTCTTACGCAAATGACCTCAATTTCCTGGTCTGCACATCGTTTATTGCTCCGCCTTTCCCCCCTTTTGGATATTCCTCCGCTCCCTGTGCTTTATTGCGTCTTTTCTTTTCGCAGTGACTACTGCTTTCCTTCGAGCAGCGGGGAGGAGGGAGGGAGAGAGAGGAGTTGGGTGCGATGAATTCCAAGGCGCGGGTGCCATCGCAGGCCGTAAAAGCTTCCCCGAGGCCGAGGCCGAGGCCGAGGCGCGATAAAGTAAGCGAGACCGTCCGCTGTTTTATTGGGTCGCCTTGCTCTTTGCCTCGGAAAGTTGGCTGCTTTATTTCGAACAGGAGCTCAGCTCCCTCTGGTTCTCTCTAGAGATTTgtgaatcttttttttttccgGAAACCAAAGATTAAACTTCGATTTTTTTTATGCCGATGCATACGGATTTGATGCGGATTGTGTTTTCGAGGCACTCTGTTGGTGAATTCTTTAATTTTCTTGAAAGCCATAGTTTCGTTCTCGATGAGAGGTTGTTCTATAGTTTCTTCTACAAATTTTAGGAAAAATGGCTGTCCTCGATCAGAATTGGTTAAATGGATGCATATGTTCTATCTGAAGTGTTATACGAAAAGCCTACTTTCTCGGTTGAATTATTTGCTAATTCTTGCGAATTTTGCTCTGATAAGGGATTCAGCATGGAGAAGACTATAATGCAAGCGAATGGATCGAACGTCGTAGAGAATGGACATGGTAAATTCCAATCTAGACGACAGCGGAAGATCGCTCTGGAGCAAGATGTATCACTTCTTTTCTAAGTACTTGTTAGATAGTTCATGCCATTCTTTACGTTGAATCTGTGTGTGATTTAGTTTCCTTAAATTGGTCTTGTTTCTAGGTTGATAAGCTCAAGAAGAAGCTGAGGAATGAAGAGAATATCCACAGAGCTCTGGAGAGGGCTTTCACCAGGACCCTCGGCGCTCTTCCTCGCCTCCCCCCTTATCTGCCTTCCCATGTAATTATCCTTCACCCCTAACTCTCATTACTTGCTCATTATGATAATTTCTCGATATAAACTGTAATGCAAAGAAGATTTGATTCTTGCTTAAAATTCTTTGCTTTTCTCCTAAGACACTGGAACTTTTGGCTGAAGTGGCCGTCTTGGAGGAAGAGGTGGTTCGTCTTGAAGAACAAGTAATCAATTTTCGGCAAGGTCTCTATCAGGAAGCCATATACATCTCATCTTGCAAGAAAAGCAAGGAATTGAGATCTGATATTTGCTCGCTTTCTCAAAACTCAAAAACCTCAGGGCAACCGACTTCTTATTCAGATTCGACATGTTCAGAAGATCTGATCTTCACAAAACAGACAGATGCTTCAAATATAGACCAAGATGTGTCTGTGCCCTCCTCAGGTAATCCACTTATCAACACTGAAATTCCACCAAAGAAGTTAAATTCATCTTTGGCCATTGCTGAAAACAAGAATGGAAAAGAGAATCAGATGAGCACAAACTTTAGTAGGAACTGTAAGAAATCTCCTGTTAAGAGAGTGTCACGAGGAAGAATGGGTATGAATGGAAACAAGCAAGGTGATGCGAAGGTGATTGTCAAATCCTTCCTTTTTCAAAGTTTATTCATCGCCTTATGTTTCTACTTTAGTttatgttcatgtaattcaagtccTTTGTTGCTTCAGCCAAGGTTCAATTCAGTGGATAGTGAAAGAATTGAAAAGGACTCACTGAACTCTTCAAATGAAGCAAAAAGGAATGAGTATAGAGATCCAAATGAAGTAAAATTCCCCGTAGCAAGTGACCCGAATAAACTATCTGAAGACATCTTGAAGTGCCTGACAAACATTTTATCACGGGGTAGCTCTCCCGGGAATAAGAAAGAGCTACTAGAGACAATTACGGTATCAGGTTCTTGGAGTAATTTAGAAGAAACAGACCGTCTAGATCCATATGGTATATGTGAAGAATTTGGGAAAAGGGACATTGGTCCCTATAAGTATTTCCGGTCAGTTGAAGCAAGCTCAAATTTTTCGAACCTCCTTACGGGTTGTTCATTTCTTAGCTGGAGACTAAAGTGAGCTTTctgtttgaaaatttatttgtcaTTATTTTCCTGTCTGGGACTACTCGGTAATAGTTTCCCATCCTTAAAATGCAGACGTTTGCTGAGGGAGCTTGCATCAGTGGATTTATCAGGTCTCACACATCATCAGAAGATTGCATTTTGGATTAACATTTACAATGCATGCATGATGAATGTAAGATGTCAAAAGAGTCTAGTTTATATTTGAAGCAATTTAAATCATCACGCCTCGTATTCAATAATGCAAACTTCTCGTTTCATTTTTCTTACAATGGAAATTCAAGCAGTCATGAACTTACAAACTCCTGCATGACTTGGATCTATCAAAAAGAGAACCAAGCAACCCCAAATTTTTTATCTTTCTTGTGAtctatttatgattttttttctttttttttttcattcagttCTTATTTTTCATGTAATTCCAGGCATTTCTGGAGCAAGGCATTCCTATTAGTTCTGAAATGATTGTTGCTCTGATGTTAAAGGTATAATGTTGCCCACTTTTCATATCCCTTTTTCATTATCAAAAGCGACAAGCAATTGAACTATAAGCGCTTTTCTGCAATGAATGATTCTAACATCTTCATATTGTCTCCAGGCTATGATTAATGTGGGTGGTCACTTGGTCAGTGCAATGACAATTGAACATTTCATATTGAGGCTGCCTTATCAGTCAAAACATGTAGGTAGTTTTGTTATTAATTCTGTTGGATTACGATATTCTGTTTACTGAAAGTTACTCCTCAAATGCTTGAAGATTTCATTTAAAGGATCTAAAAGCGATGGCATGGCAATGCGCGGCATCTTTGGCTTGGAATGGCCTGAACCCTTGGTCACATTCGCACTTTCGTGTGGAAGTTGGTCATCTCCTGCCGTAAGTTTACACAAACATATAGTAAGTTTGTATCCCTGAGAATTTTCAGAAACAGACTTCGGTTAAATTATTTAACCTTTTTCAGGTAAGAGTGTATACAGGAGCTCAAATAGAGAAAGAGTTGGAAAAGGCCAAAAGGGATTATTTACAAGCAGCCATTGGTATATCCACACCAAACAAACTTGCAATTCCTAAGCTTCTCGACTGGTATCTACGTGATTTTGCAAAAGATGTCGAGTCATTAATGGATTGGATCTGCCTGCAATTGCCAAATGAGTTGAGGACTGAAGCAGTAAGGTGCCTCGAAGTGGCCAGAAGAAGTACTTTTCCTCAGCCAATTCAAGTTCTTCCATACGAGTTCAGATTCAGATACATCTTTGCCCCATAAATCTTCGTCTCCTCACACAACACTGCCAGACCACAAAAGCCAAGGTTTGTCCATATAATTACAATAAGAATAGtgaatttagtttttaataagcTTTTGTATTTTGTGATTTTTTGGTGGGTTATTATTTGGGTTTCTCGAATGCACGACCATATTAGCTATGAAGCTGATGTAGAGTTGGTACAATTAACTATGTTCATAAGGAATCAGGAGAGTCAAAAATCTCAGTGTTTGTACCCCCTTTATTTCAAATGCAAAGAAAGTGGCATGTTTTCCAAACATGTAGAGATCTCTTTTGATTTCTTCGACTATTTTAGATGAATGATTGTTCTTTTAGGCTAACTGTATCGAGACAGGTCTTGTGAGGGTTCCCAGACAAGTTCATGCCCTCTGCGATAAGCTGTTGGCCTTCCAAGCCATTCAGTGTCCTTATCTGTTGACTTCCATTAAATGGCCTGCTCAATAATGACTTTTAGACTCCACTGCAGCTCTTATTTGTTACCTTTGAACAGTGTAACAGTGGTTCAAGACAACCTTGGTCAACAGAACTCCAGTCTCCAATCATGCTACAAATGGAGCTTGCTCTAAATCAACCTCGTCTAAGAACGATCCTCCATTACATTCATTCTGAAGGATCTTCTAACACTGATCACATACTCTATGATTTTATCTTCTGATCCAGCTACGAAATGTTCTTGGCTTGTCTCCTATTCGAACGCTTGATGCTTCTAGCCTGTGAGTAGGGCAATAAACGAGCCGAGCCAAGTTTTAttatgttcaagtttgtttgataaagTAATCAAACTAAGCATCTAAAATGAATCAAGCTATTGAAATGATTATTTAAGTttcacttgttttttttttatgagcttgagcttagtTCAAGCTTAAGATTAATTCGTTTagattatcgagctctcaattcaagtttatttgattgtttgaaatttttaaatttaaatttgtttgGTTGATTATtgatttgataatataaatttatttgttcattttgaaaGTTTCTTTGTTTATTTAGCATGTTAATTCATGAATCTTAACGAGTTAAATATCTATATATTTAAACTTATTCATTTAAACTTGTTGATTTAGTTTAATGAGTTGGttgaatttgttcaattaattgacCTGATGTGTataaaatgaatataaataagtttttatcaaattggATATCAAATTTGTTTATGAACATGGGATTCCTATCTGTGAGGCCGAAAGGCTACTAAATCTTTGAACTAGTCTCGCCGGATTCATTCACAGACAACATAAAAAGGCATGCTACCTGGAGCTTGAAAAGTGCCTTAACTTTAATAAAGTTCGAAATAATTAATGCTTCAATTGTAAGGACTCTGTTTTAGTATTGACACAGCAGAAGTTTCCTGTAGTTTATGTGAAGACCTTTTCAGGTGGATGAATCTTTGCAGTGATTCCAGTTCAAgatctttttttattttcaataaaaAGATTCTTCATTTTATTGACTGATGTTGAGTGTCGGCAACTCAATAATTGGAGTATTTATCATACTGCAAATTCAGATAGATTTTTATAGGCTCAACTCTTACACAATTGT
This window contains:
- the LOC122034948 gene encoding uncharacterized protein LOC122034948; the protein is MNSKARVPSQAVKASPRPRPRPRRDKGFSMEKTIMQANGSNVVENGHGKFQSRRQRKIALEQDVDKLKKKLRNEENIHRALERAFTRTLGALPRLPPYLPSHTLELLAEVAVLEEEVVRLEEQVINFRQGLYQEAIYISSCKKSKELRSDICSLSQNSKTSGQPTSYSDSTCSEDLIFTKQTDASNIDQDVSVPSSGNPLINTEIPPKKLNSSLAIAENKNGKENQMSTNFSRNCKKSPVKRVSRGRMGMNGNKQGDAKPRFNSVDSERIEKDSLNSSNEAKRNEYRDPNEVKFPVASDPNKLSEDILKCLTNILSRGSSPGNKKELLETITVSGSWSNLEETDRLDPYGICEEFGKRDIGPYKYFRSVEASSNFSNLLTGCSFLSWRLKRLLRELASVDLSGLTHHQKIAFWINIYNACMMNAFLEQGIPISSEMIVALMLKAMINVGGHLVSAMTIEHFILRLPYQSKHISFKGSKSDGMAMRGIFGLEWPEPLVTFALSCGSWSSPAVRVYTGAQIEKELEKAKRDYLQAAIGISTPNKLAIPKLLDWYLRDFAKDVESLMDWICLQLPNELRTEAVRCLEVARRSTFPQPIQVLPYEFRFRYIFAP